One region of Permianibacter fluminis genomic DNA includes:
- a CDS encoding alpha/beta fold hydrolase, whose protein sequence is MSSLPQIDFSPLSPVTAVLAMLGCQPDDDAWVLGQSGPALTPAASAALTVWRLQQSLRQLLAVTPLWAASLQSPIVTAEILAAFAGHPWHAFLQQLWSRWRAAVLAEHERSNEEARAPSGQHTDADLPSLTTALRVWQREHERCWQALSANETAQLLIAASWPGFDAMLRVNPSANPSILSRASQQSLPASWQQTLQTMAQQAGRLSAQAIQQPASAEPGERAVHWQQHGARLIRYPAPADATPILLVYAWINRPDVLDLSPQQSLIACLQAQGLAVWLLDWADSGAHGLTLDDYVEQLLQPALQEVCLASQRSRVSVLGICQGGTLALSLALKQTAKNDSTIASLSLAVTPIDFHSADDRLSAWSQTLPAASLATVQAHSPATLNLAFLNLKPYSLRTGKYLSLLTQPCSAAALANFLRLEHWLLSGPLLSGPALATYLERYYQHNILCRNAQKGESQTMTLDAVQCPLQVLIADQDHIVPPAASLAVSVLMASPVQIERLPAGHIGVLVGRQRERLAAQVAAFVRTVNR, encoded by the coding sequence ATGTCATCGCTTCCTCAAATTGATTTCTCGCCACTGTCTCCGGTCACTGCCGTGCTTGCGATGCTCGGTTGCCAGCCGGACGATGACGCTTGGGTGCTCGGTCAAAGCGGACCGGCGTTGACGCCGGCAGCGAGCGCGGCGCTGACCGTATGGCGCCTGCAGCAAAGCCTGCGGCAGCTGTTGGCGGTGACGCCGCTGTGGGCGGCAAGTCTGCAGTCGCCGATCGTTACGGCAGAGATTCTGGCGGCGTTTGCCGGCCATCCGTGGCACGCCTTCCTGCAACAACTCTGGTCGCGCTGGCGCGCTGCGGTACTCGCTGAGCATGAGCGCTCGAACGAAGAGGCGAGAGCTCCATCGGGGCAACATACTGACGCGGATTTGCCGTCGCTGACCACCGCATTGCGTGTCTGGCAACGCGAACATGAACGGTGCTGGCAGGCGCTGTCGGCGAACGAAACCGCGCAATTATTGATCGCCGCCAGCTGGCCCGGCTTCGACGCCATGTTGAGAGTCAATCCGAGCGCCAACCCGAGCATCTTGTCTCGCGCGTCGCAGCAGTCTTTACCCGCCAGTTGGCAACAAACCCTGCAGACAATGGCGCAACAAGCAGGCCGTTTGTCAGCGCAAGCCATTCAGCAACCGGCCAGCGCCGAGCCGGGCGAACGCGCCGTGCATTGGCAGCAACATGGCGCCCGCTTGATTCGCTATCCGGCGCCAGCCGATGCCACGCCGATTCTGCTGGTGTATGCCTGGATCAACCGGCCGGACGTGCTTGACTTAAGTCCGCAGCAATCGCTGATCGCGTGCTTGCAGGCACAAGGGCTGGCCGTGTGGTTGCTGGATTGGGCCGACAGCGGCGCGCACGGTTTGACACTCGATGACTATGTCGAGCAATTGCTGCAACCGGCGCTGCAAGAAGTTTGTCTGGCGAGCCAGCGTTCGCGGGTTTCGGTGCTTGGTATCTGTCAGGGCGGTACGCTGGCGCTGAGTCTCGCGTTAAAGCAGACGGCGAAAAATGACAGCACCATCGCGTCGCTGTCATTGGCGGTGACGCCGATTGATTTTCACAGTGCGGACGATCGTTTGTCGGCGTGGTCGCAAACGTTGCCAGCCGCCAGTCTGGCAACCGTGCAAGCGCATTCGCCCGCGACGCTCAATCTCGCATTTCTCAACCTGAAGCCGTACAGCCTGCGCACCGGGAAATATCTGTCGCTGCTCACGCAGCCGTGTTCGGCGGCGGCGCTGGCGAATTTTTTGCGTCTGGAACATTGGCTGCTCAGTGGCCCGCTGCTCAGTGGGCCGGCGCTGGCGACTTATCTGGAGCGGTACTATCAGCACAATATCCTGTGTCGAAATGCCCAGAAGGGTGAGTCGCAAACGATGACGTTGGACGCGGTGCAATGTCCGCTGCAAGTGCTGATTGCCGATCAGGATCACATTGTGCCGCCGGCAGCGTCACTTGCCGTGTCGGTCTTGATGGCGTCGCCGGTGCAAATCGAACGCTTGCCGGCCGGTCATATCGGTGTGCTGGTCGGTCGTCAACGCGAGCGACTGGCCGCGCAGGTGGCAGCGTTTGTCCGCACGGTGAATCGATAA
- a CDS encoding putative signal transducing protein, producing the protein MLSVTAATMIIMHKLYTADNPFEAHLLRGFLEAQGISVQVQGDALFSMRGELPMGFDTLPSVWVLHANETARAELLLEEWRTQQHSNEPNWHCQHCGEDCEATFDACWSCGTVRA; encoded by the coding sequence ATGTTGTCAGTAACCGCCGCCACGATGATCATCATGCACAAGCTCTATACCGCTGACAATCCGTTCGAGGCGCATCTGTTGCGCGGCTTTCTGGAAGCGCAAGGCATCAGCGTACAGGTGCAGGGCGATGCCCTGTTTTCGATGCGCGGCGAATTGCCGATGGGTTTCGATACCCTGCCCAGCGTCTGGGTGCTGCATGCCAACGAAACCGCGCGCGCCGAATTGCTGCTGGAAGAATGGCGAACGCAGCAACACAGCAACGAACCGAATTGGCATTGCCAGCATTGCGGCGAAGATTGTGAAGCGACTTTTGATGCCTGCTGGTCTTGCGGCACGGTGCGGGCGTGA
- a CDS encoding cytochrome C, translated as MLRFVNLSRALALAGVLVLPLMVPQIAQADPRGKAENADISRGRYLATIGGCNDCHTPNYPETAGKVPESAWLTGNSVGWKGPWGVSYPANLRLSVQQHSEDEWIALASSPLRPPMPWFNLREMAEPDKRALYRFIRSLGPAGQAAPLALPPGAVAATPVISFE; from the coding sequence ATGCTTAGGTTCGTCAATTTGTCGCGCGCGCTGGCGCTCGCCGGTGTGCTTGTGTTGCCGCTGATGGTGCCGCAGATCGCGCAGGCTGATCCGCGCGGCAAGGCCGAGAATGCCGACATCAGTCGCGGCCGTTATCTCGCCACGATTGGTGGCTGCAATGACTGCCACACCCCGAATTATCCGGAAACGGCCGGCAAGGTGCCGGAGTCGGCCTGGCTGACGGGGAATTCGGTGGGCTGGAAAGGACCGTGGGGCGTGAGCTACCCGGCCAATTTGCGGCTGTCGGTGCAACAGCACAGCGAGGATGAGTGGATCGCGCTGGCATCGTCGCCGCTGCGGCCACCGATGCCGTGGTTCAATCTGCGCGAGATGGCCGAGCCGGACAAACGCGCGCTGTATCGTTTCATTCGCAGCCTTGGCCCGGCCGGACAAGCCGCACCGCTGGCATTGCCGCCGGGCGCGGTGGCTGCCACTCCGGTCATTTCGTTCGAGTGA